A region of Nocardioides alkalitolerans DNA encodes the following proteins:
- a CDS encoding ABC transporter ATP-binding protein codes for MTVTHERPVRTDVGVAGGRIEIAGLAKTYVRNDGTKVPAIDDIALTVEAGEFCVLLGPSGCGKTTLLRCLAGLEEPQTGSIAVGGRPFYDRSRRVSLTPQQRRLGMVFQSYALWPHMSVEKNVAFPMTTRRARGSFSRTEVRERVAKALATVDIAELAGQPISALSGGQQQRVALARAIAFGSDVVLFDEPLSNVDAKVRVQLRQEIHALQRELGFTAVYVTHDQEEAMELADVLVVLKKGKIEQAGRPRQLYRAPVSRYVADFVGTADVLDGTVTAAVAPGRTPRVQVATPLGELVVATPAPVAVGTEVGVVVRAEDWRVLDAPGQRAGVNELDGVVRDSAYLGAATQYLVDVAGHVVRVRPQGSAELAEGHRFVLHLDPDDLHLVTA; via the coding sequence ATGACCGTCACCCACGAGCGCCCGGTGCGCACCGACGTCGGCGTCGCCGGCGGCCGCATCGAGATCGCCGGACTGGCGAAGACCTACGTGCGCAACGACGGCACGAAGGTCCCGGCCATCGACGACATCGCCCTCACCGTCGAGGCAGGCGAGTTCTGCGTGCTGCTCGGCCCCAGCGGCTGCGGCAAGACCACGTTGCTGCGCTGCCTGGCGGGGCTCGAGGAGCCGCAGACGGGTTCCATCGCCGTCGGTGGTCGGCCGTTCTACGACCGGTCCCGCCGCGTGTCGCTGACCCCCCAGCAGCGCCGCCTCGGCATGGTCTTCCAGTCCTACGCCCTGTGGCCGCACATGAGCGTCGAGAAGAACGTCGCCTTCCCGATGACCACCCGGCGGGCCCGCGGGTCCTTCAGCCGCACCGAGGTGCGCGAGCGGGTGGCGAAGGCGCTGGCGACGGTCGACATCGCCGAGCTCGCCGGACAGCCGATCTCGGCGTTGTCGGGCGGCCAGCAGCAGCGCGTCGCCCTGGCGCGCGCCATCGCCTTCGGCAGCGACGTCGTGCTCTTCGACGAGCCGCTGTCCAACGTGGACGCGAAGGTGCGGGTGCAGCTCCGCCAGGAGATCCACGCCCTGCAGCGCGAGCTCGGCTTCACCGCCGTCTACGTGACGCACGACCAGGAGGAGGCGATGGAGCTCGCCGACGTCCTCGTCGTGCTGAAGAAGGGCAAGATCGAGCAGGCGGGCCGCCCGCGCCAGCTCTACCGCGCCCCCGTCTCCCGGTACGTCGCGGACTTCGTGGGCACCGCCGACGTCCTCGACGGCACGGTCACCGCGGCCGTCGCCCCGGGCCGTACGCCGCGGGTGCAGGTCGCGACGCCGCTCGGCGAGCTGGTGGTCGCCACCCCCGCGCCGGTCGCGGTGGGCACCGAGGTCGGGGTCGTCGTGCGCGCGGAGGACTGGCGCGTGCTCGACGCGCCCGGCCAGCGGGCCGGCGTGAACGAGCTCGACGGGGTCGTGCGGGACAGCGCCTACCTGGGCGCGGCTACGCAGTACCTCGTCGACGTCGCCGGCCACGTCGTGCGGGTGCGCCCGCAGGGCTCCGCCGAGCTGGCGGAGGGCCACCGCTTCGTGCTCCACCTCGACCCGGACGACCTGCACCTGGTGACCGCGTGA
- a CDS encoding nuclear transport factor 2 family protein, producing MTDPSTLSAEQRLARLEDRAAIQELGVLYGYVMDERDEKGIRQIFAPDARLTSADGVFAATGIDEIVETYLGRFKALGPTNHFSHGHVVRFGDDPDRARGLLASHAEVSRNGTAMQVALRYKDEYVRNDGRWQFAAREMSYMYYLPIEQLSQLGDRNSVRAYGDERPSDWPEALYAETGSSWLHAYL from the coding sequence ATGACCGACCCCAGCACGCTCTCCGCCGAGCAGCGGCTCGCCCGGCTCGAGGACCGCGCCGCGATCCAGGAGCTCGGCGTCCTCTACGGCTACGTGATGGACGAGCGCGACGAGAAGGGCATCCGGCAGATCTTCGCCCCCGACGCCCGGCTGACCTCCGCCGACGGGGTGTTCGCGGCGACGGGGATCGACGAGATCGTCGAGACCTACCTGGGCCGCTTCAAGGCCCTCGGCCCCACGAACCACTTCTCCCACGGGCACGTCGTGCGCTTCGGCGACGACCCCGACCGCGCCCGCGGCCTGCTGGCCAGCCACGCCGAGGTGTCCCGCAACGGTACGGCGATGCAGGTGGCGCTGCGCTACAAGGACGAGTACGTCCGCAACGACGGACGCTGGCAGTTCGCGGCGCGCGAGATGAGCTACATGTACTACCTGCCCATCGAGCAGCTCTCCCAGCTCGGCGACCGCAACAGCGTGCGGGCGTACGGCGACGAGCGACCGTCCGACTGGCCCGAGGCGCTCTACGCGGAGACCGGCAGCTCCTGGCTGCACGCCTACCTCTGA
- a CDS encoding iron ABC transporter permease — MSAPTLERTGRPDAAPAPAGRAPRRRPDPFKLVGWLVCALVCLAILYPIAILLRDVAGLGQTPSILGDIKDEALAPGALETLRTTVLLVVPAGITALLIASLLAWINERTDARIGALADVTPILPMFIPPVAGAIGWVFLAAPSAGLLNGAIEGFFGWFGMDVDGPLDIFTWQGLFFVYVLDLVPFAYITLAAGFRNLDPVAEEAARISGAGPLETFRRVTLPSLGPSLGGALLIVMAIGFALFSTPVVIGTQAGVDVLSVEIVEAMTRSFPADEAKALGHGVLLLGMVTIAWLLQRRLVRSTGHATVGGKGLNSQPTRLGAFRHVARFVMVLYLLGASVLPILALVVVSLERYWTASIPWGSLTLDNYRALLDSAIVVEALRNSVVVGVTCATIGMALAAIVARMTHGETSRWAGVVEAVTRIPAAVPILVLTLAFIAAYLGEPFRLGGTTLLLVIAYTAIFFPHAVVNATSAYLQVGPQLREAGAVFGVSEGRTFWRIQLPLMLPGLTSGWAFLFVLVAGDVTVASLLAGTGNPVAGFVILDRYNTGTYPPLAAMAVITTLLTTVVVGVALGLARWQRSRATSGVRRRAGLAVPDPSAPPVTH; from the coding sequence GTGAGCGCGCCGACGCTGGAGCGGACGGGGCGCCCGGACGCCGCGCCAGCTCCGGCGGGACGCGCGCCGCGGCGTCGGCCCGACCCGTTCAAGTTGGTCGGCTGGCTGGTCTGCGCGCTGGTCTGCCTCGCGATCCTCTACCCGATCGCGATCCTGCTGCGGGACGTCGCGGGGCTCGGTCAGACCCCCTCGATCCTCGGTGACATCAAGGACGAGGCCCTCGCCCCCGGGGCCCTCGAGACGCTGCGCACCACCGTGCTGCTCGTCGTCCCGGCGGGCATCACCGCGCTCCTCATCGCCTCGCTGCTGGCCTGGATCAACGAGCGCACCGACGCCCGCATCGGCGCACTGGCCGACGTGACCCCGATCCTCCCGATGTTCATCCCGCCCGTCGCGGGCGCGATCGGCTGGGTGTTCCTCGCCGCCCCGAGCGCCGGGCTGCTCAACGGCGCCATCGAGGGCTTCTTCGGCTGGTTCGGGATGGACGTCGACGGCCCGCTCGACATCTTCACGTGGCAGGGCCTCTTCTTCGTCTACGTGCTCGACCTCGTGCCGTTCGCCTACATCACGCTGGCCGCCGGGTTCCGCAACCTCGACCCGGTCGCCGAGGAGGCCGCCCGCATCAGCGGCGCCGGGCCCCTGGAGACCTTCCGCCGTGTGACGCTGCCCAGCCTCGGACCGTCGTTGGGCGGCGCGCTGCTCATCGTGATGGCCATCGGGTTCGCGCTCTTCTCGACCCCGGTGGTGATCGGCACGCAGGCGGGCGTCGACGTGCTGTCGGTCGAGATCGTCGAGGCGATGACCCGCTCGTTCCCGGCCGACGAGGCGAAGGCCCTCGGCCACGGCGTCCTGCTGCTCGGCATGGTGACCATCGCCTGGCTCCTCCAGCGGCGCCTCGTGCGCTCGACGGGCCACGCCACGGTCGGCGGCAAGGGCCTCAACTCCCAGCCGACCCGCCTCGGCGCGTTCCGCCACGTCGCGCGGTTCGTGATGGTGCTCTACCTGCTCGGCGCCAGCGTGCTGCCGATCCTGGCCCTCGTCGTCGTCTCCCTCGAGCGCTACTGGACCGCCTCGATCCCGTGGGGCAGCCTCACCCTCGACAACTACCGCGCGCTCCTCGACAGCGCCATCGTGGTCGAGGCGCTGCGCAACAGCGTCGTCGTCGGTGTCACCTGCGCGACGATCGGCATGGCCCTGGCCGCGATCGTCGCCCGCATGACGCACGGCGAGACGTCCCGCTGGGCGGGCGTCGTGGAGGCCGTGACGCGCATCCCGGCGGCGGTGCCGATCCTGGTGCTGACGCTGGCGTTCATCGCGGCGTACCTGGGGGAGCCGTTCCGCCTCGGCGGCACGACGCTGCTCCTCGTCATCGCCTACACGGCCATCTTCTTCCCCCACGCGGTCGTCAACGCGACGTCGGCGTACCTGCAGGTCGGTCCCCAGCTCCGCGAGGCCGGAGCGGTGTTCGGGGTCTCGGAGGGCCGCACGTTCTGGCGCATCCAGCTGCCGCTGATGCTGCCGGGCCTGACGTCGGGCTGGGCGTTCCTGTTCGTGCTGGTCGCGGGCGACGTCACCGTCGCCTCCCTGCTGGCGGGTACCGGCAACCCCGTCGCGGGCTTCGTCATCCTCGACCGCTACAACACCGGCACCTACCCGCCGCTCGCCGCGATGGCCGTCATCACGACCCTCCTCACGACCGTGGTCGTGGGGGTCGCGCTCGGGCTGGCGCGCTGGCAGCGCTCCCGGGCGACCTCCGGCGTACGGCGGCGCGCAGGTCTCGCCGTACCCGACCCGTCCGCCCCGCCCGTCACCCACTGA